Proteins encoded by one window of Melospiza georgiana isolate bMelGeo1 chromosome 18, bMelGeo1.pri, whole genome shotgun sequence:
- the CLTCL1 gene encoding clathrin heavy chain 2 isoform X4 encodes MAQILPIRFQEHFQLQNLGINPANIGFSTLTMESDKFICIREKVGEQAQVVIIDMSDPTTPIRRPISAESAIMNPASKVIALKAGKTLQIFNIEMKSKMKAHTMAEEVIFWKWISVNTVALVTETAVYHWSMEGESQPQKMFDRHASLAGCQIINYRTDEHQKWLLLIGISAQQNRVVGAMQLYSVDRKVSQPIEGHAAAFAEFKIEGNAKPSTLFCFAVRSPAGGKLHIIEVGQPATGNQPFVKKAVDVFFPPEAQTDFPVAMQIGIKHGVIYLITKYGYIHMYDLESGVCIYMNRISADTIFVTAPHEPTSGIIGVNKKGQVLSVCVEEDNIVNYATNVLQNPDLGLRMAIRSNLAGAEELFARKFNTLFAQGNYADAAKVAASAPKGILRTSDTIRKFQSVPAQPGQASPLLQYFGILLDQGQLNKFESLELCRPVLQQGRKQLLEKWLKEDKLECSEELGDLVKTADPTLALSVYLRANVPNKVIQCFAETGQFQKIVLYAKKVGYTPDWIFLLRSVMRVSPEQGLQFSQMLVQDEEPLANINQIVDVFMEHSLLQQCTSFLLDALKNNRPAEGHLQTRLLEMNLIHAPQVADAILGNQMFTHYDRAHVAQLCEKAGLLQRALEHYTDLYDIKRAVVHTHLLNPEWLVNFFGSLSVEDSVECLRAMLSANIRQNLQLCVQVASKYHEQLGTQSLVELFESFKSYEGLFYFLGSIVNFSQDPDVHFKYIQAACKTGQIKEVERICRESNCYNPERVKNFLKEAKLTDQLPLIIVCDRFDFVHDLVLYLYRNNLQKYIEIYVQKVNPSRIPAVVGGLLDVDCSEDVIKNLIMVVRGQFSTDELVAEVEKRNRLKLLLPWLESRIHEGCEEPATHNALAKIYIDSNNNPERFLRENPYYDSRVVGKYCEKRDPHLACVAYERGQCDLELIKVCNENSLFKSEARYLVRRKDPELWANVLEENNPFRRQLIDQVVQTALSETQDPEEVSVTVKAFMTADLPNELIELLEKIVLDNSVFSEHRNLQNLLILTAIKADRTRVMEYINRLDNYDAPDIANIAISNELYEEAFAIFRKFDVNTSAIQVLIEHIGNLDRAYEFAERCNEPAVWSQLARAQLQKDLVKEAIDSYIKADDPSAYMEVVQAANRNDNWEDLVKFLQMARKKARESYVETELIFALAKTNRLSELEEFISGPNNAHIQQVGDRCYEEGMYEAAKLLYNNVSNFARLASTLVHLGEYQAAVDSGRKANSTRTWKEVCFACVDGKEFRLAQICGLHIVIHADELEELISYYQDRGYFEDLIALLEAALGLERAHMGMFTELAILYSKFKPQKMREHLELFWSRVNIPKVLRAAEQAHLWAELVFLYDKYEEYDNAIITMMNHPTDAWKEGQFKDIIAKVANVELYYKALQFYLDYKPLLINDLLLVLSPRLDHTRTVNFFSKVNQLFLVKPYLRSVQNHNNKGVNEALNNLLTEEEDFQGLRASIDAYDNFDNITLAQRLEKHELIEFRRIAAYLYKGNNRWKQSVELCKKDRLYKDAMQYAAESKDAELAEKLLQWFLEEGKQECFAACLFTCYDLLHPDVVLELAWRHNIMDFAMPYFIQVMREYLTKVDGLFYKVDKLDASESLRKEEEQVAEPTPIVFATMAVFKCGAIIEALLKRHSANKHLEVAGQQLMLTAGPSAVPPQANFPYGYTAPGFTQPPVYGFNM; translated from the exons cTCCAAAATTTGGGCATTAATCCAGCAAACATTGGATTCAGCACCCTAACAATGGAGTCTGACAAGTTCATCTGCATAAGGGAGAAAGTAGGAGAGCAGGCACAAGTAGTGATAATTGACATGAGTGATCCAACAACACCCATCAGACGTCCAATTTCTGCAGAAAGTGCCATCATGAATCCAGCCTCTAAAGTAATAGCACTCAAAG CTGGGAAAACACTTCAGATCTTTAACATTGAGatgaaaagtaaaatgaaagcCCACACAATGGCTGAGGAAGTGATCTTCTGGAAATGGATATCTGTGAATACAGTTGCCTTGGTGACAGAGACAGCAGTGTACCACTGGAGCATGGAGGGAGAATCACAACCCCAAAAGATGTTTGATAGACATGCTAGTCTTGCAGGCTGCCAAATCATCAATTACAGAACAGATGAACACCAAAAATGGCTGCTGCTGATAGGAATTTCAGCACAG cAAAATCGTGTGGTTGGTGCAATGCAGCTGTACTCAGTTGATAGAAAAGTCTCCCAACCTATAGAAGGCCATGCAGCAGCATTTGCAGAATTCAAAATAGAGGGAAATGCCAAACCTTCTACCCTCTTCTGTTTTGCTGTGAGGAGTCCTGCAGGAGGCAAG CTGCACATAATCGAAGTAGGTCAGCCAGCTACTGGAAATCAGCCATTTGTTAAGAAAGCTGTTGATGTGTTTTTCCCACCTGAGGCACAGACAGACTTTCCTGTGGCAATGCAG ATTGGAATTAAGCATGGTGTGATTTATCTGATCACGAAGTATGGCTATATCCACATGTATGACTTGGAGTCTGGAGTGTGCATCTACATGAACCGTATTAGTGCTGACACTATATTTGTCACAGCTCCTCATGAACCTACCTCAGGCATTATTGGTGTGAACAAAAAAGGACAG GTGCTTTCTGTCTGTGTTGAGGAAGACAACATTGTGAACTACGCTACGAATGTTCTCCAGAATCCTGACTTGGGACTGCGAATGGCTATACGGAGTAAcctggcaggggcagaggagtTATTTGCCAGAAAGTTCAACACGCTGTTTGCTCAAGGAAACTATGCAGATGCTGCTAAAGTAGCTGCATCTGCACCAAAG GGAATTCTGCGTACCAGTGATACAATTAGGAAGTTCCAGAGTGTaccagctcagcctgggcaggCCTCGCCCCTGCTCCAGTACTTTGGAATATTGCTTGACCAGGGCCAGCTGAACAAGTTTGAATCTCTGGAGCTCTGTCGCCCCGTCCTGCAGCAGGGCCGCAAACAGCTTCTGGAGAAGTGGCTGAAGGAAGACAAG CTGGAGTGCTCGGAGGAGCTGGGAGACTTGGTGAAGACAGCTGACCCAACCCTTGCACTGAGCGTCTACCTTCGAGCTAATGTGCCAAACAAAGTGATCCAGTGCTTTGCTGAAACTGGCCAATTCCAGAAAATAGTGCTGTATGCTAAGAAG GTTGGCTATACCCCTGACTGGATCTTCCTGCTGAGAAGTGTGATGAGAGTCAGTCCAGAACAAGGCCTGCAGTTCTCTCAGATGCTGGTGCAGGATGAGGAGCCACTGGCAAACATTAACCAG ATTGTGGATGTGTTCATGGAGCACAgtctgctgcagcagtgcacaTCCTTTTTGTTGGATGCCCTGAAAAATAACCGCCCTGCAGAAGGCCACCTTCAGACCCGTCTCCTGGAAATGAATTTGATTCATGCCCCACAG GTTGCAGATGCCATCCTTGGAAACCAAATGTTTACACACTATGATCGTGCTCATGTTGCCCAGCTGTGTGAAAAGGCAGGCTTGCTCCAGCGAGCTTTGGAACACTACACAGATCTCTATGATATTAAACGTGCAGTTGTACATACTCACCTCTTGAATCCTGAG TGGCTCGTGAACTTCTTTGGCTCTCTCTCAGTTGAGGACTCTGTGGAGTGTTTGCGTGCCATGCTGTCAGCCAACATTCGGCAAAACCtacagctgtgtgtgcaggttGCTTCTAAATACCATGAACAGCTCGGCACCCAGTCTCTTGTGGAGCTTTTTGAATCTTTCAAAAGCTATGAAG GACTGTTCTATTTCTTGGGTTCCATTGTAAACTTTAGCCAGGATCCAGATGTTCACTTCAAGTACATCCAGGCAGCTTGCAAGACTGGACAGATAAAGGAAGTGGAAAGAATCTGTCGTGAAAGTAACTGTTATAACCCAGAACGAGTGAAGAACTTCCTGAAG GAGGCAAAGCTCACAGATCAGCTTCCTCTGATCATTGTCTGCGATCGGTTTGACTTTGTTCATGACCTGGTGCTCTATTTGTATCGCAATAATCTGCAGAAGTATATTGAGATCTATGTACAGAAG GTGAATCCTAGCCGTATACCAGCAGTGGTTGGAGGCCTTCTTGATGTGGATTGTTCTGAAGATGTCATCAAGAACTTGATCATGGTGGTGAGAGGGCAGTTCTCCACAGATGAGCTGGTGGCTGaagtggaaaaaagaaatcg GCTTAAGTTGCTGTTGCCATGGCTTGAATCAAGGATTCATGAAGGCTGTGAAGAACCTGCAACTCATAATGCTTTGGCCAAAATCTACATTGACAGTAATAATAATCCAGAGCGCTTCCTTCGTGAGAATCCTTACTATGACAGCCGTGTAGTTGGCAAATACTGTGAAAAGAGGGACCCTCATCTGGCCTGCGTTGCTTATGAGAGGGGGCAGTGTGATCTGGAACTCATAAAG GTGTGCAACGAGAACTCCCTGTTTAAGAGCGAGGCTCGCTACCTGGTGCGCAGGAAGgaccctgagctctgggcaaaTGTACTGGAAGAAAACAACCCATTCAGGCGGCAGCTTATTGACCAG GTTGTCCAAACAGCTTTATCAGAGACACAGGATCCAGAGGAAGTTTCTGTAACTGTGAAAGCTTTCATGACTGCTGATCTGCCAAATGAACTGATTGAATTATTGGAAAAAATTGTCTTGGATAATTCTGTATTCAGTGAACACAG GAATCTGCAGAACCTGCTGATCCTGACTGCCATTAAGGCCGACCGCACCCGAGTGATGGAGTACATCAATCGGCTGGATAACTATGATGCCCCAGATATTGCCAACATTGCCATCAGTAATGAGCTATATGAGGAGGCCTTTGCTATATTCAGAAAATTTGATGTCAATACTTCAGCAATTCAG GTGCTGATTGAGCACATTGGCAACTTAGACCGTGCTTATGAATTTGCAGAGAGATGTAATGAACCAGCAGtgtggagccagctggccagagcccagctccagaAGGACTTGGTGAAGGAAGCCATTGACTCCTATATAAAGGCAGATGATCCATCTGCCTACATGGAAGTTGTTCAGGCAGCTAATAGAAATG ATAATTGGGAGGACCTAGTCAAGTTCTTACAGATGGCCAGGAAGAAGGCCAGAGAGTCTTATGTAGAGACAGAACTTATTTTTGCTTTGGCAAAAACTAATCGTCTGTCAGAACTGGAGGAGTTTATTAGCGGCCCTAATAATGCCCATATACAACAG GTCGGTGATCGCTGTTATGAAGAGGGGATGTACGAAGCAGCAAAACTTCTCTATAACAATGTGTCCAACTTTGCTCGCCTGGCATCTACCCTGGTGCACCTTGGGGAGTATCAGGCAGCAGTGGACAGTGGCCGCAAAGCCAATAGCACAAGGACTTGGAAAGAG gtctgttttgcctgtgtggATGGAAAAGAATTTCGCTTGGCACAGATCTGTGGCTTGCACATAGTCATCCATGCTGATGAACTTGAGGAGCTGATCAGTTACTATCAG GATCGTGGCTACTTTGAAGACCTCATTGCCCTTTTGGAAGCTGCTCTGGGCCTAGAGCGTGCTCACATGGGGATGTTTACTGAACTTGCCATCTTATACTCCAAATTCAAGCCTCAGAAAATGAGAGAACATCTGGAACTTTTCTGGTCTAGAGTTAATATTCCAAAG gttctcagagctgcagaacAGGCTCATCTCTGGGCAGAACTTGTATTCCTGTATGACAAGTATGAGGAGTATGACAATGCAATAATTACTATGATGAATCATCCCACGGATGCCTGGAAAGAAGGCCAGTTTAAAGACATAATTGCCAAG GTGGCCAATGTAGAGCTGTACTACAAAGCCTTGCAGTTCTACTTAGACTACAAACCTCTGCTGATCAATGATCTCCTGCTTGTATTATCTCCACGACTGGATCACACCAGGACAGTCAATTTTTTCTCAAAG GTTAATCAGCTATTTCTAGTAAAGCCTTACCTGCGTTCAGTCCAGAACCACAACAATAAAGGAGTTAACGAAGCTCTAAACAACCTTTTAACAGAAGAGGAAGATTTCCAG GGTTTGAGAGCTTCCATTGATGCCTATGACAACTTTGATAACATAACATTGGCTCAGCGTCTGGAAAAGCATGAACTAATTGAATTTAGGCGTATTGCAGCGTACTTGTACAAGGGTAACAACCGCTGGAAACAGAGCGTGGAGCTGTGCAAGAAAGACCGTCTGTATAAG GATGCTATGCAGTATGCTGCAGAGTCCAAAGATGCAGAGCTGGCTGAGAAGCTGCTCCAGTGGTTCTTGGAAGAAGGCAAGCAGGAGTGCTTTGCAGCCTGCCTTTTCACATGCTATGACTTGCTGCACCCAGATGTAGTCCTTGAGTTGGCATGGAGACATAACATCATGGACTTTGCAATGCCTTATTTCATCCAAGTGATGAGAGAGTACCTTACCAAA GTTGATGGACTGTTCTATAAG
- the CLTCL1 gene encoding clathrin heavy chain 2 isoform X2 has protein sequence MAQILPIRFQEHFQLQNLGINPANIGFSTLTMESDKFICIREKVGEQAQVVIIDMSDPTTPIRRPISAESAIMNPASKVIALKAGKTLQIFNIEMKSKMKAHTMAEEVIFWKWISVNTVALVTETAVYHWSMEGESQPQKMFDRHASLAGCQIINYRTDEHQKWLLLIGISAQQNRVVGAMQLYSVDRKVSQPIEGHAAAFAEFKIEGNAKPSTLFCFAVRSPAGGKLHIIEVGQPATGNQPFVKKAVDVFFPPEAQTDFPVAMQIGIKHGVIYLITKYGYIHMYDLESGVCIYMNRISADTIFVTAPHEPTSGIIGVNKKGQVLSVCVEEDNIVNYATNVLQNPDLGLRMAIRSNLAGAEELFARKFNTLFAQGNYADAAKVAASAPKGILRTSDTIRKFQSVPAQPGQASPLLQYFGILLDQGQLNKFESLELCRPVLQQGRKQLLEKWLKEDKLECSEELGDLVKTADPTLALSVYLRANVPNKVIQCFAETGQFQKIVLYAKKVGYTPDWIFLLRSVMRVSPEQGLQFSQMLVQDEEPLANINQIVDVFMEHSLLQQCTSFLLDALKNNRPAEGHLQTRLLEMNLIHAPQVADAILGNQMFTHYDRAHVAQLCEKAGLLQRALEHYTDLYDIKRAVVHTHLLNPEWLVNFFGSLSVEDSVECLRAMLSANIRQNLQLCVQVASKYHEQLGTQSLVELFESFKSYEGLFYFLGSIVNFSQDPDVHFKYIQAACKTGQIKEVERICRESNCYNPERVKNFLKEAKLTDQLPLIIVCDRFDFVHDLVLYLYRNNLQKYIEIYVQKVNPSRIPAVVGGLLDVDCSEDVIKNLIMVVRGQFSTDELVAEVEKRNRLKLLLPWLESRIHEGCEEPATHNALAKIYIDSNNNPERFLRENPYYDSRVVGKYCEKRDPHLACVAYERGQCDLELIKVCNENSLFKSEARYLVRRKDPELWANVLEENNPFRRQLIDQVVQTALSETQDPEEVSVTVKAFMTADLPNELIELLEKIVLDNSVFSEHRNLQNLLILTAIKADRTRVMEYINRLDNYDAPDIANIAISNELYEEAFAIFRKFDVNTSAIQVLIEHIGNLDRAYEFAERCNEPAVWSQLARAQLQKDLVKEAIDSYIKADDPSAYMEVVQAANRNDNWEDLVKFLQMARKKARESYVETELIFALAKTNRLSELEEFISGPNNAHIQQVGDRCYEEGMYEAAKLLYNNVSNFARLASTLVHLGEYQAAVDSGRKANSTRTWKEVCFACVDGKEFRLAQICGLHIVIHADELEELISYYQDRGYFEDLIALLEAALGLERAHMGMFTELAILYSKFKPQKMREHLELFWSRVNIPKVLRAAEQAHLWAELVFLYDKYEEYDNAIITMMNHPTDAWKEGQFKDIIAKVANVELYYKALQFYLDYKPLLINDLLLVLSPRLDHTRTVNFFSKVNQLFLVKPYLRSVQNHNNKGVNEALNNLLTEEEDFQGLRASIDAYDNFDNITLAQRLEKHELIEFRRIAAYLYKGNNRWKQSVELCKKDRLYKDAMQYAAESKDAELAEKLLQWFLEEGKQECFAACLFTCYDLLHPDVVLELAWRHNIMDFAMPYFIQVMREYLTKVDKLDASESLRKEEEQVAEPTPIVFGQQLMLTAGPSAVPPQANFPYGYTAPGFTQPPVYGFNM, from the exons cTCCAAAATTTGGGCATTAATCCAGCAAACATTGGATTCAGCACCCTAACAATGGAGTCTGACAAGTTCATCTGCATAAGGGAGAAAGTAGGAGAGCAGGCACAAGTAGTGATAATTGACATGAGTGATCCAACAACACCCATCAGACGTCCAATTTCTGCAGAAAGTGCCATCATGAATCCAGCCTCTAAAGTAATAGCACTCAAAG CTGGGAAAACACTTCAGATCTTTAACATTGAGatgaaaagtaaaatgaaagcCCACACAATGGCTGAGGAAGTGATCTTCTGGAAATGGATATCTGTGAATACAGTTGCCTTGGTGACAGAGACAGCAGTGTACCACTGGAGCATGGAGGGAGAATCACAACCCCAAAAGATGTTTGATAGACATGCTAGTCTTGCAGGCTGCCAAATCATCAATTACAGAACAGATGAACACCAAAAATGGCTGCTGCTGATAGGAATTTCAGCACAG cAAAATCGTGTGGTTGGTGCAATGCAGCTGTACTCAGTTGATAGAAAAGTCTCCCAACCTATAGAAGGCCATGCAGCAGCATTTGCAGAATTCAAAATAGAGGGAAATGCCAAACCTTCTACCCTCTTCTGTTTTGCTGTGAGGAGTCCTGCAGGAGGCAAG CTGCACATAATCGAAGTAGGTCAGCCAGCTACTGGAAATCAGCCATTTGTTAAGAAAGCTGTTGATGTGTTTTTCCCACCTGAGGCACAGACAGACTTTCCTGTGGCAATGCAG ATTGGAATTAAGCATGGTGTGATTTATCTGATCACGAAGTATGGCTATATCCACATGTATGACTTGGAGTCTGGAGTGTGCATCTACATGAACCGTATTAGTGCTGACACTATATTTGTCACAGCTCCTCATGAACCTACCTCAGGCATTATTGGTGTGAACAAAAAAGGACAG GTGCTTTCTGTCTGTGTTGAGGAAGACAACATTGTGAACTACGCTACGAATGTTCTCCAGAATCCTGACTTGGGACTGCGAATGGCTATACGGAGTAAcctggcaggggcagaggagtTATTTGCCAGAAAGTTCAACACGCTGTTTGCTCAAGGAAACTATGCAGATGCTGCTAAAGTAGCTGCATCTGCACCAAAG GGAATTCTGCGTACCAGTGATACAATTAGGAAGTTCCAGAGTGTaccagctcagcctgggcaggCCTCGCCCCTGCTCCAGTACTTTGGAATATTGCTTGACCAGGGCCAGCTGAACAAGTTTGAATCTCTGGAGCTCTGTCGCCCCGTCCTGCAGCAGGGCCGCAAACAGCTTCTGGAGAAGTGGCTGAAGGAAGACAAG CTGGAGTGCTCGGAGGAGCTGGGAGACTTGGTGAAGACAGCTGACCCAACCCTTGCACTGAGCGTCTACCTTCGAGCTAATGTGCCAAACAAAGTGATCCAGTGCTTTGCTGAAACTGGCCAATTCCAGAAAATAGTGCTGTATGCTAAGAAG GTTGGCTATACCCCTGACTGGATCTTCCTGCTGAGAAGTGTGATGAGAGTCAGTCCAGAACAAGGCCTGCAGTTCTCTCAGATGCTGGTGCAGGATGAGGAGCCACTGGCAAACATTAACCAG ATTGTGGATGTGTTCATGGAGCACAgtctgctgcagcagtgcacaTCCTTTTTGTTGGATGCCCTGAAAAATAACCGCCCTGCAGAAGGCCACCTTCAGACCCGTCTCCTGGAAATGAATTTGATTCATGCCCCACAG GTTGCAGATGCCATCCTTGGAAACCAAATGTTTACACACTATGATCGTGCTCATGTTGCCCAGCTGTGTGAAAAGGCAGGCTTGCTCCAGCGAGCTTTGGAACACTACACAGATCTCTATGATATTAAACGTGCAGTTGTACATACTCACCTCTTGAATCCTGAG TGGCTCGTGAACTTCTTTGGCTCTCTCTCAGTTGAGGACTCTGTGGAGTGTTTGCGTGCCATGCTGTCAGCCAACATTCGGCAAAACCtacagctgtgtgtgcaggttGCTTCTAAATACCATGAACAGCTCGGCACCCAGTCTCTTGTGGAGCTTTTTGAATCTTTCAAAAGCTATGAAG GACTGTTCTATTTCTTGGGTTCCATTGTAAACTTTAGCCAGGATCCAGATGTTCACTTCAAGTACATCCAGGCAGCTTGCAAGACTGGACAGATAAAGGAAGTGGAAAGAATCTGTCGTGAAAGTAACTGTTATAACCCAGAACGAGTGAAGAACTTCCTGAAG GAGGCAAAGCTCACAGATCAGCTTCCTCTGATCATTGTCTGCGATCGGTTTGACTTTGTTCATGACCTGGTGCTCTATTTGTATCGCAATAATCTGCAGAAGTATATTGAGATCTATGTACAGAAG GTGAATCCTAGCCGTATACCAGCAGTGGTTGGAGGCCTTCTTGATGTGGATTGTTCTGAAGATGTCATCAAGAACTTGATCATGGTGGTGAGAGGGCAGTTCTCCACAGATGAGCTGGTGGCTGaagtggaaaaaagaaatcg GCTTAAGTTGCTGTTGCCATGGCTTGAATCAAGGATTCATGAAGGCTGTGAAGAACCTGCAACTCATAATGCTTTGGCCAAAATCTACATTGACAGTAATAATAATCCAGAGCGCTTCCTTCGTGAGAATCCTTACTATGACAGCCGTGTAGTTGGCAAATACTGTGAAAAGAGGGACCCTCATCTGGCCTGCGTTGCTTATGAGAGGGGGCAGTGTGATCTGGAACTCATAAAG GTGTGCAACGAGAACTCCCTGTTTAAGAGCGAGGCTCGCTACCTGGTGCGCAGGAAGgaccctgagctctgggcaaaTGTACTGGAAGAAAACAACCCATTCAGGCGGCAGCTTATTGACCAG GTTGTCCAAACAGCTTTATCAGAGACACAGGATCCAGAGGAAGTTTCTGTAACTGTGAAAGCTTTCATGACTGCTGATCTGCCAAATGAACTGATTGAATTATTGGAAAAAATTGTCTTGGATAATTCTGTATTCAGTGAACACAG GAATCTGCAGAACCTGCTGATCCTGACTGCCATTAAGGCCGACCGCACCCGAGTGATGGAGTACATCAATCGGCTGGATAACTATGATGCCCCAGATATTGCCAACATTGCCATCAGTAATGAGCTATATGAGGAGGCCTTTGCTATATTCAGAAAATTTGATGTCAATACTTCAGCAATTCAG GTGCTGATTGAGCACATTGGCAACTTAGACCGTGCTTATGAATTTGCAGAGAGATGTAATGAACCAGCAGtgtggagccagctggccagagcccagctccagaAGGACTTGGTGAAGGAAGCCATTGACTCCTATATAAAGGCAGATGATCCATCTGCCTACATGGAAGTTGTTCAGGCAGCTAATAGAAATG ATAATTGGGAGGACCTAGTCAAGTTCTTACAGATGGCCAGGAAGAAGGCCAGAGAGTCTTATGTAGAGACAGAACTTATTTTTGCTTTGGCAAAAACTAATCGTCTGTCAGAACTGGAGGAGTTTATTAGCGGCCCTAATAATGCCCATATACAACAG GTCGGTGATCGCTGTTATGAAGAGGGGATGTACGAAGCAGCAAAACTTCTCTATAACAATGTGTCCAACTTTGCTCGCCTGGCATCTACCCTGGTGCACCTTGGGGAGTATCAGGCAGCAGTGGACAGTGGCCGCAAAGCCAATAGCACAAGGACTTGGAAAGAG gtctgttttgcctgtgtggATGGAAAAGAATTTCGCTTGGCACAGATCTGTGGCTTGCACATAGTCATCCATGCTGATGAACTTGAGGAGCTGATCAGTTACTATCAG GATCGTGGCTACTTTGAAGACCTCATTGCCCTTTTGGAAGCTGCTCTGGGCCTAGAGCGTGCTCACATGGGGATGTTTACTGAACTTGCCATCTTATACTCCAAATTCAAGCCTCAGAAAATGAGAGAACATCTGGAACTTTTCTGGTCTAGAGTTAATATTCCAAAG gttctcagagctgcagaacAGGCTCATCTCTGGGCAGAACTTGTATTCCTGTATGACAAGTATGAGGAGTATGACAATGCAATAATTACTATGATGAATCATCCCACGGATGCCTGGAAAGAAGGCCAGTTTAAAGACATAATTGCCAAG GTGGCCAATGTAGAGCTGTACTACAAAGCCTTGCAGTTCTACTTAGACTACAAACCTCTGCTGATCAATGATCTCCTGCTTGTATTATCTCCACGACTGGATCACACCAGGACAGTCAATTTTTTCTCAAAG GTTAATCAGCTATTTCTAGTAAAGCCTTACCTGCGTTCAGTCCAGAACCACAACAATAAAGGAGTTAACGAAGCTCTAAACAACCTTTTAACAGAAGAGGAAGATTTCCAG GGTTTGAGAGCTTCCATTGATGCCTATGACAACTTTGATAACATAACATTGGCTCAGCGTCTGGAAAAGCATGAACTAATTGAATTTAGGCGTATTGCAGCGTACTTGTACAAGGGTAACAACCGCTGGAAACAGAGCGTGGAGCTGTGCAAGAAAGACCGTCTGTATAAG GATGCTATGCAGTATGCTGCAGAGTCCAAAGATGCAGAGCTGGCTGAGAAGCTGCTCCAGTGGTTCTTGGAAGAAGGCAAGCAGGAGTGCTTTGCAGCCTGCCTTTTCACATGCTATGACTTGCTGCACCCAGATGTAGTCCTTGAGTTGGCATGGAGACATAACATCATGGACTTTGCAATGCCTTATTTCATCCAAGTGATGAGAGAGTACCTTACCAAA